In Chondrinema litorale, a single window of DNA contains:
- a CDS encoding ABC transporter permease produces the protein MRTSSNSKQPPRWILSFFHWYCHPFYVEDLEGDLMERYERNMHEKGEKNANWRFFRDVLQLFRPGIIKPIEGSYQLNFYGMFKNFLKSGWRSFIKYKTNSLINVFGLSIGICAVIMLYLIIDYENSFDKFNADYEEIYRVGTKTKEGDHSDMIVTPLTPTLMEEYPEIISSTRFNSWSDMFLYDEGRASDLVFHLVDSGFFSVFTFEQVHGDLNSALDGPNKLVLTESMAEKMFGYDNPVGKVLTMKEMGYEVTVTAVVKDPPKNSSIQFKSLLSWPASPSPMDEDQMGNWYNTFMTGYVRVAKGTNIKDLESKTEAVTKKHFLADRQNEFVTFFSMEEEHARNTENDRTLSILSIITIAILVISCVNLVNLSVSQWLTRSREVGVRKVLGSLKSQLIFQFLVEGLISTVVSVVLALIGVYIFAPYVNEFYDLDIQYNIIQNASAILFIIGICVMIGLISSFVTSLLLTNVHVIKSLKENIRWSGAGQWLQKSLLVFQFTVSLIFIAGTLVITKQISFMKSYDLKFNMDHIVVMNVYSNLFENPEKASQRVLMLREELVKEEAIESVSLSQNMPGKYWDSYNWYANSDSMGPDGIQLKQIVVDQNYFSLLDIAIAHGRNFSDSIKSDETAIIINETAFEKLGWKDLNDKYLSEGGDNQKYPVVGVVEDYHYRSLKESIEPLIHYYSPKSTSKLLVKLKAGRIGDGLQILEDSWASLGAYEPFEYVFVDEEFNELYKTQERLEMTASLFSGIAVVLALLGLFSITSFMLQRRKKEVGVRKVLGATFMQIIVLLSKRFVLLVVLAFTLATPVIYLMADEFLSEFTYKMELTPVIFMVSGVGVLLLSILVVGWQSINAAHNNPVDSLKSE, from the coding sequence ATGAGAACCAGCAGTAATTCGAAACAACCACCCAGATGGATACTCAGTTTTTTCCATTGGTATTGCCACCCATTTTATGTGGAAGATTTAGAAGGTGATTTAATGGAGCGATATGAGAGAAATATGCATGAAAAAGGGGAAAAAAATGCGAATTGGCGATTTTTTAGAGATGTACTACAATTATTCAGACCAGGTATTATCAAGCCGATAGAAGGCTCTTATCAACTAAACTTTTATGGTATGTTTAAAAATTTTTTAAAGTCAGGATGGAGAAGTTTTATCAAGTACAAAACAAATTCGTTGATCAATGTTTTTGGTTTGTCAATAGGTATTTGTGCGGTAATTATGCTTTATCTGATTATAGATTATGAAAATTCATTTGATAAGTTTAATGCTGATTATGAAGAAATTTACCGAGTAGGTACCAAAACGAAAGAAGGCGATCATTCAGATATGATTGTTACTCCGCTTACGCCTACTTTAATGGAAGAGTATCCGGAAATTATTAGCAGCACAAGGTTTAATTCTTGGTCAGATATGTTTTTGTATGATGAGGGCAGGGCTTCTGATCTTGTCTTTCATCTGGTTGATTCGGGCTTCTTCTCCGTCTTTACTTTTGAGCAAGTACATGGAGATTTAAACTCGGCTTTAGATGGCCCTAACAAGTTGGTTTTAACAGAAAGCATGGCTGAGAAAATGTTTGGTTACGATAATCCTGTTGGCAAAGTCTTAACCATGAAAGAAATGGGCTATGAGGTAACTGTTACCGCTGTTGTAAAAGACCCACCAAAAAATTCTTCCATCCAATTTAAATCACTTTTATCTTGGCCGGCAAGTCCGAGCCCAATGGATGAAGACCAAATGGGCAATTGGTATAACACTTTTATGACTGGCTATGTTCGAGTAGCTAAAGGGACAAATATTAAAGATTTAGAGTCTAAAACTGAAGCAGTTACTAAGAAACACTTCTTAGCAGATAGGCAAAACGAGTTTGTTACCTTTTTCTCAATGGAAGAAGAGCATGCGAGAAACACCGAAAACGATAGAACATTGAGTATTCTGTCTATTATTACTATTGCCATTTTGGTAATTTCTTGTGTAAACCTAGTCAATCTTTCTGTAAGTCAATGGCTTACCAGATCAAGAGAAGTGGGAGTTAGAAAAGTGTTGGGTTCTTTAAAAAGCCAATTAATCTTTCAGTTTTTGGTAGAAGGTTTAATATCGACAGTGGTTTCTGTGGTTCTGGCATTAATTGGTGTTTATATTTTCGCTCCGTATGTAAATGAATTTTACGATCTGGATATCCAATATAACATTATTCAAAATGCTTCCGCAATACTGTTTATCATTGGTATTTGTGTAATGATCGGGCTTATCTCAAGTTTTGTAACATCACTTTTACTAACCAATGTGCATGTAATTAAATCTCTTAAAGAAAATATAAGGTGGAGCGGAGCAGGGCAATGGTTACAAAAGAGCTTATTGGTGTTTCAGTTTACGGTTTCTCTAATTTTTATTGCTGGTACACTGGTAATTACAAAGCAAATTTCATTTATGAAATCTTATGATCTAAAGTTTAATATGGATCATATAGTGGTAATGAATGTCTATTCTAATTTGTTTGAGAATCCAGAAAAAGCTTCTCAAAGAGTTTTAATGTTAAGAGAAGAATTAGTGAAAGAAGAAGCGATTGAAAGCGTATCATTAAGCCAAAATATGCCGGGCAAATATTGGGATTCTTACAACTGGTATGCAAACAGCGATTCGATGGGCCCAGATGGCATTCAGCTAAAACAAATCGTTGTAGATCAAAATTATTTTAGTTTATTAGACATTGCAATTGCTCATGGTAGAAACTTTTCAGATTCGATTAAGTCTGACGAAACAGCAATTATTATAAATGAAACTGCTTTTGAGAAATTAGGTTGGAAAGACCTCAACGATAAGTATTTATCTGAAGGTGGAGACAATCAAAAATATCCAGTAGTAGGAGTGGTAGAAGATTACCACTATCGATCGCTCAAAGAATCTATCGAACCACTAATACATTATTATAGTCCAAAGAGTACCAGTAAGCTACTGGTAAAACTGAAAGCTGGTAGAATAGGAGATGGCTTACAAATTCTGGAAGATTCTTGGGCATCTTTGGGTGCATACGAACCATTTGAATATGTTTTTGTAGATGAAGAATTTAACGAATTATATAAAACTCAAGAGCGACTAGAAATGACAGCTTCACTTTTTTCTGGCATTGCAGTAGTATTGGCACTTTTAGGTTTGTTTAGTATTACTTCTTTTATGTTGCAAAGAAGAAAAAAAGAAGTTGGGGTAAGAAAAGTATTAGGCGCTACATTTATGCAAATTATTGTGCTTCTTTCTAAGCGGTTTGTCTTATTGGTGGTGTTAGCCTTTACCTTGGCAACACCAGTAATTTATTTAATGGCAGATGAGTTTTTATCTGAATTTACTTATAAAATGGAGTTAACTCCTGTAATATTTATGGTCTCAGGAGTTGGAGTACTTTTATTATCTATACTTGTAGTTGGTTGGCAATCGATAAATGCGGCACACAATAACCCTGTGGATTCTTTGAAAAGCGAGTAA
- a CDS encoding ATP-binding protein gives MEKMSEANKTNKSTEKQIQELMEKSVEQELIIDTILENTNAGFWDWNFKDDIITLSDSYLSQLGYNKGDLPNKTSDLREIIHPDDHSKLSKAFEEHMVSSEKVPFSCIARFFCKDGSIKWIQSKGKIISKDEKGSPLRMIGCNTDLTESTIKILNFEKEHEDFKNKINQYDSILKKAEERMQVFNEAGKITNFGTWSLNIKSGEIEWSDETYRIYEVPIGEKITISKVLDLLPPKAKEIVRDRIGNIDYSKIDEYQTNLLKIDRLEHSIFTTSGELKYVEIAGKIIVDDDNIFIQGSIQDITERKKAENDIHYYQRGLEFLNEIASNIDLSYDEQIQIALQKVCDYLQLPLGIISKINDEDYEVIYFHSDDPNFAIDPGTIFPLGQTFCSVVMKTYNTVAISYVKNSKYSSHPCYDAFKLESYISSPVYVNGKVYGTINFSSPEPKREGFSKYDIQFIKMLANWAGSTFGRLQNEEKLIEAKKKAEEASIAKEQFLSTMSHEIRTPMNAVIGMSHLLMQDNPQQHQVEKIKTLKFSAENLLSLINDILDINKIESGMISFEEIDFDLFELLNGIKHALKIKAEEKNIKLKIKYDNDIPTLVLGDPTRLSQILINLVGNALKFTEEGFVSVEVEVLQETDFNIDINFTIEDSGIGIPKHKMEMIFERFSQANGEITRKFGGSGLGLSIVKNLVELQGSEVSVESEEGKGSKFSFTLRFKKPQNALASHKSTLVFTHEEKDLGGIRILVVEDNAVNQLVASEFLGKWNTNITFADNGLIALEKIEQEEFDIILMDLQMPEMDGYEATKRIRQHPDENISTIPIIALTASVMIKVKEKVVQTGFNEYITKPFNPNELYLKIKKLSRKASYPLIGSSEVIETENTIIDSQTESNQPVINNENIISFEKLEEMADGNESFKTAIINQLKSDTEEFRNLIAEAVENQSEEKVSFAVHWFQTSLELFSLEELKTTIRNFREKLKDHQGDTPYYLAGLEEINVKIDEVLKAIK, from the coding sequence ATGGAAAAGATGAGCGAAGCTAATAAGACCAATAAATCAACAGAAAAACAAATTCAGGAACTGATGGAGAAATCCGTAGAACAGGAACTGATTATTGATACTATTCTTGAAAATACAAATGCCGGATTTTGGGATTGGAATTTTAAAGATGATATTATCACTTTAAGCGATTCTTACTTGTCGCAATTAGGTTATAACAAAGGTGATTTACCCAACAAAACCTCAGACCTCAGAGAAATTATACATCCAGATGATCACTCTAAGCTTTCTAAAGCTTTTGAAGAGCATATGGTAAGCAGTGAAAAAGTCCCATTCTCATGTATTGCTAGATTTTTTTGTAAAGATGGCTCTATTAAATGGATACAAAGCAAAGGAAAAATTATTAGTAAAGATGAAAAAGGCTCTCCACTAAGAATGATTGGCTGTAATACTGATCTTACGGAGAGTACTATTAAAATTTTAAATTTTGAGAAAGAACACGAAGATTTTAAAAACAAAATAAATCAATACGATAGCATTCTTAAAAAAGCCGAAGAGAGAATGCAGGTATTTAATGAAGCTGGAAAAATTACCAATTTTGGTACTTGGAGCTTAAATATTAAATCTGGCGAAATAGAGTGGTCTGACGAAACCTACAGAATATACGAAGTACCCATTGGTGAAAAGATTACAATAAGCAAAGTTTTAGATTTACTCCCTCCTAAAGCTAAAGAAATTGTAAGAGACAGAATAGGAAATATTGATTATAGCAAAATTGATGAGTACCAAACTAACTTACTAAAAATAGATAGACTAGAGCATTCAATTTTTACCACAAGTGGAGAATTAAAATATGTTGAAATAGCTGGGAAAATTATTGTTGATGATGACAACATATTTATTCAAGGTTCAATTCAAGATATAACAGAGCGCAAGAAGGCAGAAAACGATATTCACTATTACCAAAGAGGACTAGAATTTCTGAACGAAATAGCTTCTAATATCGATTTGAGCTATGATGAACAAATTCAAATTGCTCTACAAAAAGTTTGTGATTATTTACAACTTCCATTGGGCATAATAAGCAAAATTAATGATGAAGATTATGAGGTAATATACTTCCACTCTGATGATCCTAATTTTGCGATTGATCCCGGAACTATATTCCCTTTAGGCCAGACTTTTTGTAGCGTTGTGATGAAGACATATAACACAGTAGCTATATCTTATGTAAAAAATTCTAAATATTCTTCTCACCCTTGCTACGATGCTTTTAAACTAGAATCTTATATAAGCTCACCAGTTTATGTAAATGGAAAGGTTTATGGAACTATCAATTTTTCGTCTCCTGAACCTAAAAGAGAAGGTTTTTCTAAATATGATATCCAGTTTATTAAAATGTTGGCAAACTGGGCTGGCTCTACTTTTGGAAGATTGCAAAACGAAGAAAAACTAATCGAAGCCAAAAAGAAAGCAGAAGAAGCTTCTATTGCTAAAGAGCAGTTTCTTTCTACTATGAGCCACGAGATTAGAACACCTATGAATGCGGTAATTGGCATGTCTCATTTGCTCATGCAAGATAATCCTCAACAACATCAAGTCGAAAAAATTAAAACACTGAAATTCTCTGCTGAAAACTTGCTTTCTCTTATTAATGACATTCTAGACATCAATAAAATTGAATCTGGAATGATCTCTTTCGAAGAAATCGATTTTGATCTGTTTGAGCTGCTCAACGGTATTAAACATGCCCTCAAAATTAAGGCAGAGGAGAAAAATATTAAGCTGAAGATCAAATACGATAATGATATTCCAACACTCGTATTAGGAGATCCTACCAGATTAAGTCAAATTCTAATCAACCTTGTTGGAAATGCTTTAAAATTCACCGAAGAAGGTTTTGTTTCTGTAGAAGTTGAAGTTTTACAAGAAACAGACTTTAATATAGATATTAATTTCACCATCGAGGATTCAGGAATTGGCATTCCGAAACACAAAATGGAAATGATTTTTGAGCGATTCTCTCAGGCTAATGGAGAAATTACCAGAAAATTCGGTGGCTCTGGTCTTGGTTTATCCATCGTGAAAAACCTAGTAGAATTACAAGGCAGTGAGGTTTCTGTAGAAAGCGAAGAAGGCAAGGGCAGTAAATTTAGCTTTACACTTAGGTTTAAAAAACCTCAAAATGCTCTAGCTTCCCATAAAAGCACATTGGTTTTTACACATGAAGAAAAAGATTTAGGAGGTATTAGAATTTTAGTGGTTGAAGATAATGCTGTAAACCAGTTAGTTGCCAGCGAGTTTTTAGGGAAATGGAACACAAATATCACTTTTGCAGATAATGGTTTAATTGCTTTAGAAAAAATTGAACAAGAAGAGTTTGACATTATCTTAATGGATTTACAAATGCCTGAAATGGATGGCTATGAAGCAACCAAAAGAATTAGGCAGCATCCAGATGAAAATATCAGTACAATACCCATTATCGCATTAACTGCTTCTGTGATGATTAAAGTGAAAGAAAAAGTGGTGCAAACTGGTTTTAATGAATATATAACCAAGCCTTTTAATCCGAATGAGTTATACTTAAAAATTAAAAAACTTAGTAGAAAGGCATCTTATCCATTAATAGGTTCTTCTGAAGTTATTGAAACAGAAAATACTATTATTGACAGCCAAACAGAAAGTAACCAGCCAGTTATCAATAATGAAAATATTATCTCTTTTGAGAAATTAGAAGAAATGGCAGATGGTAATGAAAGTTTTAAAACAGCCATTATCAACCAGTTAAAATCTGATACTGAAGAATTTAGAAATTTAATTGCAGAAGCTGTTGAAAATCAATCAGAAGAAAAAGTATCATTTGCTGTGCATTGGTTTCAAACTTCTCTAGAGCTATTTTCTTTAGAAGAACTAAAAACTACAATCAGAAATTTTCGAGAAAAGTTAAAAGATCATCAAGGAGATACACCTTATTACTTGGCAGGTTTAGAAGAGATTAATGTAAAAATAGACGAAGTTTTAAAAGCTATTAAATAA